The DNA region GGcagccctccccctgccctgcccctactcACAGCAATGAAGCTGGCCAGGAAGTGAGTGAAGATGTTGTCGGCGAGAAGCCCGGTCGTGAGAACCAGCTGCTTGGCCTGGTCATAGCaggagagctgcaggaagaggggcGAGTTAGCGGCTCATCCCGCCCTACCTCCATTTTCCCCAGACCCCAGGGGActggctcccccatcccccagaggTGGCCCTCGAGGCCCGGGGCAGAGCCAGTCCCAGCCGCCCCCCAGTGCCTGAGGGAGGGTTCCTACCTGTCCAACGGTGACCAGGGCCCCTCGGCTCGACGCCATCGTAGCACCTGAGAACAGCTTCTTCAAGccctctggggagggggaggggaatcagtGCACAGTGCGGGGGGGTGTGAATTCAGCCCCAGGCCAGCTGAGAGCCACCATTCCCATTAGCCCTGTGCCCAGCTGCCCACCCAGAGCCTGGGGCTTGTGCAGCGTGGCAGGCCCTGGCTGTGACTCCAGCCCCTGGACCCTCCACCACCCagcaggggaactccccagggGCTCCTCTGAAAGCCCCCGCCCCTGTCTCTGGCTCCGAGGGAAGAGAAGTCACTCACCCTAGCACTGGCTCCTTTCAGCCTGTTCTGGCACTCTCCCTCTCCActgcttgtctgtctgtctgtctcttcttcctttctttgaAAACACAACTCCCCTTTCAGgctctcccttcccagctggggggtgaggggagtgttTCATTCCCACCACTGGAGGGCTCGGGGTGGTGCCTCTCACTGCAGCATCTGGTCTGGCCCTTGCTGTGTCATCCCCCGGGACAAACCCAAACCGCTCAGAGGGCCCCTAAGGCTGCTCCACTTCAGAGGCAGCATCTGGATGAACAATCCCAACCACCCCCTAACACCCCCCCGACCCAGCCTGCTCTACCTGGCCATTTCGACCCCAGCCTCCAGCCACACCCACGACAGGGCTGCCCCTGGTCCCTGCAGACTTCAATCAGCTGGATccacccccccaacccagctGCCACTTGGCCCCTGACCAAACCGAGCCATTTAGCTGCCCTGGTGTCCCCCAGAAGCAATTCCTGCCCTGGGGCTTCACCACACCAGCGGGGGTGCCCCTGCTCAGGCGAGAGGCGATGCCAAGCCCCTGTGCTCCCAGGCCTTTGGCAGAGTCCTACCCTCACGGAGCACTCGGTACATGCCATCCAGGGCGTGGGAGTAACTGGAGGGACGAGAAGGGAAAGAGGTAAAGCCGTGAGCCCTTCCAACCAGCCCTCATTGTCTCCAACACCCCACTCAATATGTCCAGGATTGCTGGACATTCCTGCttgaggagcagagctggggtcacccaatgcactgccccccaccccactccgccCCCCAGCCTGGATCTCTCCAGCCAGCAACTGTggtgcttggagcaatgctgccCCCCTGTGGCCACACCACCTCACTGCAGCTCCCATCCACAGGGAGGGCACAGGGGGAGTGGATCCCCCCCAGTGCCACCATGTGAGCAGCCCCTTAGCATCCCATTAGGGATCcttgccaccctccctccccccaccacatgccAGGGGGGGGAGGGACCCAAGCCAGCTGGTCTTAAGTCCCTGGGGTCCCCCCACTTACTGTACCGTCACTCACTTCCGCCTCAAATGCACCGGCTGCTTCATGTCATTCTGCATCCTACAGAGAcagagcagtgggggaggtgaggggagacAGACCAGGACAGACTGAGCGACCTGCCCCTGTGATCAGCCCTTGGGGTGGGGCTCTGGCCCCCTTGTTCTGAGCAGGCCCGAGCTCACCCAGCATGCGACTATGACCGGTGCTCCCTGGGGAGATGGGGCCACGCAGAGGGCGTAGCCCTGCATCCGTGGGGACGGGGACCTAGCAGGGCTTCTCCACGGCCAGCTCCTGTGACATCAGGAGGGGCCAACCCCAAAGATCTGaaacccccagcctggggcagctccaggcacggATGGGGCAATTCCAGTCCCTCCAGGTGCAGGACGTAGGATCTGCCACATTGGATCAGGTCACAACCCATGGAGTCCATGACAAGCTGAGATGGGATCGCCCACAACTCCCCCGCCCTGCACTCCAGCCACATTCCCAGCGGGCAGAGCGTCCGAGACCCATGGAACTGACCTGACGTTCACCATGTCTGCCGGGGTCCCCACAAACCCACCAGTGAAACCTGCAACCAGAGAAGATTCAGGGTCACGGGACTCCCCAAGCCTGGCCACCGCCCatggcctgggctcccctgcccctgctcacctCCCACAGCACCCAGCAGCACCTTCTGGTAGAAGGGCAGAGGTCCCTGAGTGCCTTGGCTCACGCGGTCCCGCACGGTCTCATAGATGGCGAAGCGGGTCAGGGAGTACGTCATCTGAGGAGACAGAGAGTCAGAGCAGGGCCCAAGTGCTGCACCccaggggactccctgccctccccagacaGCCACCAAAGGCGCTGCCCAGCACGTGGCACCGAGCCCCTGGCtccggggctgggctgctgctccccagctcagccagagggagctgctccccGGAAAGGAGCACTACCAAGGCCAGCACCTGGATGTGGGGGGAATGTGTGGGGCCTGTGTAATGGGGAGAGGCCCAGGGCCTGGGTAATGGGAGGGGAGCGACCCCCACGGCAGGAAGCTGAGGGACTGGgtagagggggaagagggggtgacCCCcatggcaggaggctggggtgtgcgctctgcagcaggaggtgcagggcccaGTATGGGGGGCGCCCCCTCATGGCGGAAGTGGGGCGGATGCGGCCCCAGGCACTCACCTGGCGGCAGAGCGAGGCGCTGAGCCCGTTGTAGAGCGCCAGAAAGCCATCAGTGCGGATCACACGCAGCGCCATGCCTGTCATGCGCATCTTCACctcctgctgcgtctgcaggtgcACCTGGGCCAGGGCGagagcatgcagggggtcaggcccagcacccccagcccggagcgcACGGGAGGGCTGATCCCTCCATGCACTGCGGAGCCAAGACTGGGACAGCTGCTTGTGACCCTTTCCCCGCACATCGGGGACAATGGTCCTGACCCTTCTTGGGGTTAATCCTTAGCACATGCGCTGGAGCTCCAGCAAGTGATCACAGCAAGTGATCACAGACCCGTGGGCCCCCCCATGCGACCGGAGCTTGGGAATCAGCCCCACACCCAGTCACCTGGAGCAGGGAccatggcaggtggggggggaaCAAACCAAGTTAGGGGGCACCTATAAGTAGTGCACCCCCCTCCCAGCATGGCCTCTCAGTGGCGTATGTAAGAGAACCCACCAGGCCATGGCCAATGAGGGGGGAGGGCCATGCAAGGGGGGGAGCCCCAGAGATGGGGAAGGGCGAGCGACTGGCTCCGATGCGAtaaaggggaaggggaacaggGGCCTTTCATCGcactcccagctgctgccgcACATTCCACTGAGCCTCTATCTTCCAGTGGCCGCACCGGGCAGCAGGGACCTCCCTGGCGTTCCCAGCGAGaaatcccttctctctctctgcatgccCAGCCTGGGGGAAAAGCGGAGCCAGGAgatggacccaggagtcctgaccagGCCCCAGCCCGGGGTAACTGTACATCTTCCACGTTAGTAGCAGAGAGCGCCCGGCAAGATGGGGCGAGagggatccggggggggggggggggggcggagggttggggctctggggggtccaggagggggcccgggaggggcggagggttggggcactggggggcccgggagggggcccgggggggcggagggttggggcactggggggcccggcagggggcggagggttggggcactggggggcccggcagggggcccggggggggcggagggttggggctctgggggggccggagggttggggcactggggggcccggggggggcccgggaggggcggagggttggggctctggggggggcccgggaggggggcccgggaggggcggagggttggggctctggggggtccgggaggggcggagggttggggcactggggggggcccggggggggcggagggttggggctctgggggggcccgagagggggcccggggggggcggagggttggggctctgggggggccgggggccgcaCCTTGAGCAGGTCCAGCGGGTGGGTGCAGCAGGCGGCGCCGCACGAGGCCAGGCCCCCGAAGTACCAGCGGGACACGCGCTTCTCCGCCATCGGGCCGGTCCGCGCGGCGGGATCCGCTTCCCCGGGCGGCGCGGCCCAGCACAAGCACAGCACAGCCCCGCCCGCCCCGGCCTTAAACGGGCAACGCCAGCGCAGGGAGGCTTAAAGGGGCGACGGCAGCGGAGCCCAGAGCAGGCCCCAGCCGCCAGGGGACCCAGGTCGGGGGGTTCGGCCCCCACCTTGCCAGGCCAGCCACAGGGCAATGGCGCAGTGCAGGCTGGTCGCCCCCTTTGCACCCCAGGGCAAGGCAGGGCACCCGCAcctatggtgaccagatgtcccaattttatagggacagtcacgatatttgggaatttttcttatacaggcacctattactccccacccccatcctgatttttcacatttgctgtctggtcacgctaCCTGTGCCGCAGGCACTTTCACAGACAAAGCCGCGTGTGGGTGAGCTGGTAGAGGCGTGTGCACACGGCCTGAGCGGGGTGCTTCTGGGCCTGGTGACTAATCTGGCCAGGACCCCGAGAGGGCCGGTGCAGGATTCAGGGATACGGATGCTGGACAAAGAGCCCAAGCTTGCACCAGCTGGTAACTTTTCAAAGCAGACAAGGCCTGAGCCCCGGTCACTGAGATTTTAGTGCACAGTGGGTCAGGAGACTAGTCACCTCCCAACACACATGACAGGCACCAGCAAGGAGAAAGAATATGCCAGGCCAGGGTGTGGGCTCAGGCAGGGTCAGAGgctctaatccaggggttctcaaatggaGGGTTCTCATGACCCCTCAAGGGGATGCAAGGTGGTTACATGGGGGTCACCACCTGTCAGCTCtgtggggctgacagcccaaAGGCCCCCTTAAATTACCCCACCCTGTTTtcaataaggggggggggtcacactcacagacttgctctgtgaaaggagtcaccagcacagtttgaaaaccactgctcatTCCCTCTCTGTAACATGTGCAGTCTCCTATGGGCTGGCCAACTGCTGGAGAGTAAACACAGCTCCaaaccccactgcccagcacccctttCAGATCTTGTCCTACCCGTAACCTGAATGCAGAGCTGCCCTCTggccaggctgcccctctgcctggCAGAGTGGCAGCTCAGGAAACAGGGGCAGTGATGGGCGGGGCTTGCAGCCCCCCCTATGTATTATTAACAGCTCAGAAAGGTAAGGCAAAGGGAGGGGCTGTGAATGAAGGTGGCCAAAAGTGGCTGGGATTAGCCAATGACACTGGAGAGGGAGGGTCATAGAAACAAGGTGCTGGCCTGAGCTCAGGGGGACTTTCCTACAGGCTCTGGCTCCCTGCTTCTCGAGCCAACCCCCACATTTATATGTACCAAgccacccacccccacagctcaTGCAGATTTTGTTACTAGCTGCACTATTGCACAAGCACCCAGAGGTAGACGGGCATGTGCCACTGATATCACAGCCATTGGCTTAGGCCACAGCTACACTAgtgcttatgtcagcaaaacttttgttgctcaggccggtgagggaaaaaaacacccccccaagcaacataagttttgctggcataagcatGGGTGTGCCCAGCACTATGGCAGCAGGAGACACCCTCCCACCGctcactgagctggttttagTGCGTTGAcagcagagctctctcccatcggcagaACGTAGCTACACAAGCGCTcttacagcagcagagctgtgcctCGGGAAGCGTGTAAGTATAGTCATGGCCTTAGTTTGGGCTGGCAAATCCTCCCTCCAAGTGCACAGCAGTCACCTGCGATAGACAGGTGCCCACCCCTCTTAGCAGTCAGCTGAGCAGATGGGAGTCCAAGCTTCCATGCTGTTCAGACTCCCACTAGGGAGGAGAATCCACCCCAACCTGAATATCACCCTGCAAGAAAAATACCCCTTCCCTCAGctcctgtgggccacatccattCACCTGTAAATAATTAACCATGGCTTAGTTTGAGATTGGCTGAGTTGCAGTGAAAGGTCAAACCACTGCATTAGCAcaggacacccctcccccccataccgAAGGCACCTGGGAAGATACCATTAGAAGGAGGGGGACAGGAAAAAGAGTAaatacatggagtgaaaatatCAATGACCACAGGCCAGCAACAGGCCTGTTCGGTGGCACAGAGCCACATGGGCTGGCGCACGGGTGCACTCCACACCTAGGCAGCTCTGCTGGCTGGCGTGCACAGTCTGGTGAGTGGTTTCGGGGAGGACTGGTCTTTACACATCACTGGTTGACAgactttcccccacacacacctttttaaTAGATTCAGCGTTCATTACGGTGTTGGTACAAATGTCAGCCCCTCCCCCGAACACACCCCGCTGGCGCAGGGCCATCCTAACCGAGCAAACCCCACTGCAGAAAAGCAGGGCAGATCTCAGCCCCTTGGAAATGCACAGGAACCCTGCGACAGTCAGTGGACAGGTGCCCCACACGGGCAGGAGGTACATTAGTCCCTCAGCCATGAGAGTGGGCCATCTACTCCAGAACCACGGTCCCTCCTGCTGCCTCCAGTGCTGCTTTGatcttctctgcttcctctttGGAGGCATGGGCCTTGATTTCCTGTGGAAGTGACTCTACCAGTTTCTTTgcctgccagagagagagagagagtcagaaaCTAGCTGTTTTCACTaactagattaatagattttaaagccatagG from Malaclemys terrapin pileata isolate rMalTer1 chromosome 13, rMalTer1.hap1, whole genome shotgun sequence includes:
- the SLC25A10 gene encoding mitochondrial dicarboxylate carrier translates to MAEKRVSRWYFGGLASCGAACCTHPLDLLKVHLQTQQEVKMRMTGMALRVIRTDGFLALYNGLSASLCRQMTYSLTRFAIYETVRDRVSQGTQGPLPFYQKVLLGAVGGFTGGFVGTPADMVNVRMQNDMKQPVHLRRNYSHALDGMYRVLREEGLKKLFSGATMASSRGALVTVGQLSCYDQAKQLVLTTGLLADNIFTHFLASFIAGGCATFLCQPMDVLKTRLMNSQGEYRGVVHCAVETARLGPLAFYKGFIPAAIRLVPHTVLTFVFLEQLRKYFGIKVLA